From the Paraburkholderia sp. PREW-6R genome, one window contains:
- the fliH gene encoding flagellar assembly protein FliH, with translation MLMSDRNVTAKAGLSAYQRWEMASFDPVPPAPPEPEIDTGALEAELERLRDAAHAQGIASGHVAGQALGYQAGYEQGHAQGFEQGRIEAREEAMRLVALAETFKAALDGAQGAISETLVSLALDIAQQVVRQHVQHDPTALIAAAREVLAAEPTLVGAPALIVSPADLPVVEAYLLEELQTRGWTVRTDPSVERGGCRAQANSGEVDAGIDTRWERVAAALGKVSTW, from the coding sequence ATGCTTATGTCTGATCGGAACGTTACGGCGAAGGCGGGTCTGTCGGCGTATCAGCGCTGGGAGATGGCGTCGTTCGACCCCGTGCCGCCTGCCCCGCCCGAGCCCGAGATCGACACCGGCGCGCTGGAGGCCGAACTGGAACGTCTGCGCGACGCCGCGCATGCGCAGGGCATCGCGTCCGGTCACGTGGCCGGACAGGCCCTCGGTTATCAGGCGGGTTACGAGCAGGGTCACGCGCAAGGTTTCGAACAGGGCAGGATCGAAGCACGCGAAGAAGCCATGCGGCTCGTCGCGCTCGCCGAAACGTTCAAAGCCGCGCTCGACGGCGCGCAAGGCGCGATCTCCGAAACGCTCGTATCGCTCGCGCTCGATATCGCGCAACAGGTGGTGCGCCAGCACGTGCAGCACGACCCGACCGCGCTGATCGCCGCCGCGCGCGAAGTGCTCGCCGCCGAGCCGACGCTCGTCGGCGCGCCCGCGCTGATCGTGAGTCCCGCCGATCTGCCGGTGGTCGAGGCCTATCTGCTCGAAGAATTGCAAACGCGCGGCTGGACCGTGCGGACGGACCCGTCGGTGGAGCGTGGCGGCTGCCGCGCGCAAGCCAATTCGGGTGAAGTGGACGCCGGCATCGACACGCGTTGGGAGCGTGTCGCTGCCGCACTCGGCAAGGTGAGCACATGGTAA
- the fliI gene encoding flagellar protein export ATPase FliI: protein MVKPTLEEIRASDLTPLERELALASFGAEALAQAPLAGAAEHVADAALVSCDAQRAPHAPFSGDAASATSNDAAQAFGLTAGDTGVSLDNPALAAAQAVRQTIAHPPYDPALDTNPHVQVWRGKLDALRERNAIAKPMRACGRLTRAAGLVLEAVGLRLSVGAEVMIELPPGSSLPMAEAEVVGFSGDKLFLMPTTEVIGLLPGARVYPLESAPIADPMAGAKRLPVGWELLGRVLDASGRPLDGLGPLGTHADAPLSAPVINPLNREPIHKVLDVGVRAINALLTVGRGQRMGLFAGSGVGKSVLLGTMARYTSAEVIVIGLIGERGREVKEFIEQILGEEGLARSVVIAAPADVSPLLRMQAASYSTSLAEYFRDQGKHVLLLMDSLTRYAMAQREIALAVGEPPATKGYPPSVFAKLPALVERTGNGPTGGGSITAFYTVLTEGDDQQDPIADSARAILDGHIVLSRSLAEAGHYPAIDIEASISRAMTALIDDNHLDKTRMFKQMLSRYQRNRDLINVGAYSSGRDALLDRAIALYPRMEAFLQQGFRECANFEPSLEMLDALFAQGG from the coding sequence ATGGTAAAGCCCACGCTCGAAGAAATCCGCGCCAGCGATCTGACGCCGCTCGAACGCGAACTGGCGCTCGCCTCGTTCGGCGCTGAGGCACTGGCGCAAGCGCCGCTCGCCGGCGCGGCGGAGCATGTCGCGGACGCCGCGCTGGTGTCGTGCGACGCGCAACGCGCGCCACACGCGCCATTCTCCGGCGACGCCGCAAGTGCGACTTCGAACGACGCTGCCCAGGCTTTCGGCCTGACAGCAGGCGACACCGGCGTGAGCCTCGACAATCCCGCGCTGGCCGCGGCGCAGGCAGTGCGCCAGACCATCGCCCACCCGCCGTACGATCCGGCGCTCGACACCAATCCGCACGTTCAGGTCTGGCGCGGCAAGCTCGACGCGTTGCGCGAGCGCAACGCGATTGCCAAGCCCATGCGCGCGTGCGGGCGTCTGACGCGCGCCGCCGGTCTCGTGCTCGAGGCGGTCGGTTTGCGCCTGTCCGTGGGCGCCGAAGTCATGATCGAATTGCCGCCGGGCAGTTCGCTGCCGATGGCCGAAGCCGAAGTGGTCGGTTTCTCCGGCGACAAGCTGTTCCTGATGCCGACCACCGAAGTGATCGGCCTGTTGCCCGGCGCGCGCGTCTATCCGCTCGAAAGCGCACCGATCGCCGACCCGATGGCGGGTGCCAAGCGTCTGCCCGTCGGCTGGGAATTGCTCGGCCGCGTGCTAGACGCGTCCGGCCGTCCGCTCGACGGCCTCGGACCGCTCGGCACGCACGCCGATGCGCCGCTGTCCGCGCCGGTCATCAATCCGCTGAACCGGGAGCCGATTCACAAGGTGCTCGACGTCGGCGTGCGCGCGATCAACGCGCTGCTCACCGTGGGCCGTGGCCAGCGCATGGGGCTCTTTGCCGGCTCGGGCGTCGGTAAATCGGTGTTGCTCGGCACGATGGCGCGCTACACCAGCGCCGAAGTGATCGTGATCGGCCTGATCGGCGAACGGGGCCGCGAGGTGAAGGAATTCATCGAGCAGATTCTCGGCGAGGAAGGTCTTGCGCGCTCCGTCGTGATCGCCGCGCCGGCTGACGTGTCGCCGCTTCTGCGGATGCAGGCCGCGTCGTATTCGACATCGCTTGCCGAGTATTTCCGCGACCAGGGCAAGCACGTGCTGCTGCTGATGGATTCGCTGACCCGTTACGCGATGGCGCAGCGTGAAATCGCCCTCGCCGTCGGCGAGCCGCCCGCGACGAAAGGCTACCCGCCTTCCGTCTTTGCGAAGTTGCCCGCGCTCGTCGAGCGCACGGGTAACGGACCGACCGGAGGCGGATCGATTACCGCTTTTTACACGGTTTTGACAGAAGGTGATGATCAGCAGGACCCGATCGCCGACTCCGCGCGGGCCATTCTGGACGGCCACATCGTGCTTTCGCGCTCATTGGCCGAAGCTGGCCACTATCCTGCTATCGACATTGAAGCGTCGATCAGCCGGGCGATGACCGCGCTGATCGACGATAACCATCTCGACAAAACGCGTATGTTCAAGCAGATGCTGTCGCGCTATCAGCGCAACCGCGACCTGATCAACGTCGGCGCGTATTCCAGCGGACGCGATGCGCTGCTCGACCGCGCCATTGCCCTCTATCCGCGGATGGAAGCATTTTTGCAGCAAGGTTTTCGCGAATGCGCGAACTTTGAACCGAGTCTCGAGATGCTGGACGCTCTGTTTGCCCAAGGAGGCTGA
- the fliJ gene encoding flagellar export protein FliJ translates to MAKHFPIKTLIGLAQDDVDAAAQRLGRAQRERNDVEAQLNALVQYRDEYHARFTATAQSGMPAGNMRNFQAFIDTLDAAIEQQRGLLTTANARVEAAKPDWQRQKQKLGSYEVLQARGEAAEARTVARRDQRDADEHAARILRMRAEGA, encoded by the coding sequence ATGGCGAAACACTTTCCGATCAAGACACTCATCGGCCTGGCTCAGGACGATGTGGACGCCGCGGCTCAACGGCTTGGCCGTGCGCAGCGCGAGCGCAACGACGTCGAGGCACAACTGAATGCACTCGTGCAGTACCGCGACGAATATCACGCACGTTTTACGGCGACTGCGCAAAGCGGGATGCCGGCCGGCAACATGCGCAACTTTCAGGCCTTTATCGACACGCTCGACGCCGCGATCGAACAGCAGCGCGGACTGCTGACGACGGCCAACGCGCGGGTGGAAGCGGCCAAGCCCGACTGGCAGCGTCAGAAGCAGAAGCTGGGATCGTATGAAGTGCTACAGGCGCGCGGCGAAGCAGCCGAGGCGCGCACCGTGGCACGACGCGATCAGCGCGATGCCGACGAGCATGCCGCCCGCATTCTGCGGATGCGCGCCGAAGGTGCGTGA
- a CDS encoding flagellar hook-length control protein FliK yields MSLLPQIGSLLGSASSTSTNAAMAAAANARPFSQTLQQSIEQQNTSAAQVAAQAQAQQQASRAFAASLAASAPSASAPASSVHDAPPPADAADSSTKSADDASSSKDTGSASKADSSASSAASSGASASSANAQQASTDKTGATTTPKSVTSNAQVSANTAAAAAAAAAAQAQAQAQTQADATDPTDPAATDPATTLADLAGALADPTTDGTTSTTPGKKTTATDSKSGQDALQAALAALAQASGQGAVPAQALASGAAANASGTAALNSSSSGLSGSSDDKTLAAGLFGDGKGSSATKAALTAAATTVADPAAAAASKAASDALAMTTAAGAQPGALTSFKTAADAATAALAAGQAAASAASTTAAAQTTGTASAAEASNALSPQVGSGDWEDAFSQKVVFLSNAHSQSAELTLNPKDLGPLQVVLQVADNHAHALFVSQHQQVREAVEAALPKLREAMEANGIGLGSASVTDGFGTARQGGGGQQSGSGRSGAGSDAGGGSFAGGTQEDGAIGSVAGVAVRRTVGIVDTFA; encoded by the coding sequence ATGTCGCTTCTTCCACAGATCGGCTCGCTGCTCGGCTCGGCCAGCAGTACGTCCACTAACGCGGCCATGGCGGCCGCGGCCAACGCCAGGCCGTTCTCGCAGACTTTGCAGCAGAGCATCGAACAGCAGAATACGTCCGCCGCGCAAGTCGCCGCCCAGGCGCAGGCCCAGCAACAGGCTTCCAGGGCGTTTGCGGCGTCGCTGGCGGCTTCAGCGCCGTCCGCGTCCGCGCCGGCCTCCAGCGTGCACGACGCGCCGCCGCCCGCCGATGCAGCGGATTCGTCGACGAAGAGTGCGGACGACGCGAGCAGCAGCAAGGACACCGGCAGCGCGAGCAAAGCGGATTCGTCGGCATCGAGCGCCGCGTCGTCGGGTGCTTCGGCGTCGTCCGCCAACGCGCAGCAGGCTTCGACCGACAAAACCGGCGCGACGACGACGCCGAAGTCCGTCACTTCCAACGCGCAGGTCAGTGCAAACACGGCTGCTGCGGCGGCTGCCGCCGCGGCGGCGCAGGCTCAGGCGCAGGCGCAAACCCAGGCCGACGCCACGGATCCGACCGATCCGGCCGCGACCGATCCCGCAACGACGCTGGCAGACCTTGCCGGCGCGCTCGCCGACCCGACCACCGACGGGACGACCAGCACGACGCCGGGCAAGAAAACCACAGCGACTGATTCGAAATCCGGACAGGACGCCTTGCAGGCGGCCCTTGCAGCGCTGGCGCAGGCCAGCGGCCAGGGCGCGGTGCCCGCGCAGGCGCTTGCGAGCGGCGCGGCGGCGAACGCATCGGGAACGGCGGCTCTGAACAGTTCCAGCTCAGGACTGAGCGGATCATCGGACGACAAGACGCTCGCAGCCGGCCTGTTCGGTGATGGCAAGGGATCGAGCGCAACCAAAGCCGCGTTGACGGCCGCCGCTACGACGGTAGCCGATCCGGCCGCTGCGGCGGCGTCGAAAGCCGCATCTGACGCATTGGCGATGACGACCGCGGCTGGCGCGCAGCCTGGCGCGCTGACATCGTTCAAGACCGCTGCGGATGCCGCAACAGCGGCATTGGCTGCGGGCCAGGCGGCGGCCAGTGCCGCGAGCACAACAGCTGCGGCGCAGACGACCGGCACGGCTAGCGCCGCCGAAGCGTCGAATGCGCTGTCACCGCAGGTCGGATCGGGCGACTGGGAAGACGCGTTCAGTCAGAAGGTGGTGTTCTTGTCGAACGCGCATTCGCAGAGTGCGGAGTTGACCTTGAATCCGAAGGATCTCGGGCCATTGCAGGTGGTGTTGCAGGTGGCCGATAACCATGCTCATGCGCTGTTTGTGTCGCAACACCAGCAGGTGCGGGAGGCGGTCGAGGCGGCGCTGCCCAAGCTTCGTGAGGCGATGGAAGCCAATGGGATCGGGTTGGGGAGTGCCAGTGTCACTGACGGGTTTGGGACTGCCCGCCAGGGCGGTGGCGGGCAGCAGAGTGGGTCCGGGCGGTCGGGTGCCGGTTCTGATGCCGGTGGGGGCTCTTTTGCCGGCGGCACTCAGGAAGATGGCGCCATTGGCTCGGTGGCTGGTGTTGCCGTCCGGCGGACCGTCGGGATTGTGGATACGTTTGCCTGA
- the fliL gene encoding flagellar basal body-associated protein FliL, with translation MASTTANQQAAPASPGPMKRIILIAIIAIVAAGAAGAGVWFFMVKRAPAAAHSAEAAPAPAVAPIFFPLDSMTVNLQSDDGQQHFLRIGLTLKLTDAKTQQDLTEHMPEVRSHILLALSNKRPEDLAPLEGKRALAAELKTLIEQPTDKGAAPIHVQDVLFTEFVVQ, from the coding sequence ATGGCATCCACGACCGCAAACCAGCAAGCCGCTCCCGCTTCCCCGGGCCCGATGAAGCGCATCATCCTGATCGCCATTATCGCGATCGTCGCCGCAGGCGCCGCCGGCGCGGGCGTGTGGTTCTTCATGGTCAAACGCGCGCCGGCCGCCGCCCATTCGGCTGAAGCAGCGCCAGCCCCGGCTGTCGCCCCCATCTTCTTCCCGCTCGATTCGATGACGGTCAACCTGCAATCGGACGACGGCCAGCAACACTTCCTGCGCATCGGCCTGACGCTCAAGCTCACCGACGCGAAGACCCAGCAGGACCTCACCGAACACATGCCGGAAGTGCGCAGCCACATCCTGCTCGCGCTGTCCAACAAGCGCCCCGAAGACCTCGCGCCGCTCGAAGGCAAGCGCGCACTCGCCGCCGAACTGAAGACGCTGATCGAACAGCCCACCGACAAGGGCGCCGCGCCGATCCACGTCCAGGACGTGCTGTTCACCGAATTCGTCGTGCAGTGA
- the fliM gene encoding flagellar motor switch protein FliM — protein MGHEEFMSQEEVDALLKGVTGETDSVSEQATHTGVRPYNIATQERIVRGRMPGLEIINDRFARLLRVGIFNFMRRSAEISVGPVKVQKYSEFTRNLPIPTNLNLVHIKPLRGTSLFVFDPNLVFFVVDNLFGGDGRFHTRVEGRDFTATEQRIIMKLLNLTFEHYAASWKSVRPLQFEYVRSEMHTQFANVATPNEIVIVTQFSIEFGATGGTLHICMPYSMIEPIRDVLSSPIQGEALEVDRRWVRVLSQQVQSAEVELTADLSQVPVTFEQILNMRKGDVLPISIPEHITAKVDGVPVMECGYGIFNGQYALRVQKMISATDTMKEGGYE, from the coding sequence ATGGGTCACGAAGAGTTCATGTCCCAGGAGGAGGTCGATGCCCTCCTCAAGGGCGTAACCGGCGAGACCGACTCGGTATCCGAGCAGGCCACGCACACGGGCGTACGTCCGTACAACATCGCCACGCAGGAACGCATCGTCCGTGGCCGGATGCCCGGCCTCGAAATCATCAACGACCGTTTCGCGCGACTGCTGCGCGTCGGCATCTTCAACTTCATGCGGCGTTCGGCGGAAATCTCCGTGGGTCCCGTGAAGGTGCAGAAGTACAGCGAGTTCACCCGCAATCTGCCGATCCCGACCAACCTGAACCTGGTCCACATCAAGCCGTTGCGCGGTACGTCGCTGTTCGTGTTCGATCCAAACCTGGTGTTCTTCGTGGTGGACAATCTGTTCGGCGGCGACGGGCGTTTTCATACCCGCGTCGAAGGCCGCGATTTCACGGCGACCGAACAGCGCATCATCATGAAGCTGCTCAACCTGACGTTCGAACACTACGCCGCATCGTGGAAAAGCGTGCGTCCGCTGCAGTTCGAATACGTGCGCTCGGAAATGCACACGCAGTTCGCCAACGTCGCCACACCGAACGAAATCGTGATCGTCACGCAGTTCTCGATCGAGTTCGGCGCCACAGGCGGCACGCTCCATATCTGCATGCCGTACTCGATGATCGAACCGATCCGCGATGTGCTGTCGTCGCCGATCCAGGGCGAGGCGCTCGAAGTCGACCGCCGCTGGGTCCGCGTGCTGTCCCAGCAGGTGCAGTCAGCCGAGGTGGAGCTGACCGCCGACCTCTCGCAGGTGCCGGTCACATTCGAACAGATTCTGAACATGCGCAAAGGCGATGTTCTGCCGATCAGCATTCCCGAGCACATCACGGCGAAAGTCGATGGCGTACCGGTAATGGAATGCGGCTACGGAATTTTCAATGGTCAATACGCGTTGCGGGTCCAGAAGATGATCAGCGCAACCGACACGATGAAGGAAGGTGGATATGAGTGA
- the fliN gene encoding flagellar motor switch protein FliN translates to MSDLNAKPEAELAAAEAMLADTAGAADDAAMADWASALAEQNDNDQVSPSAAGVFQPLSKVEPTTTRNDIDMILDIPVQMTVELGRTKIAIRNLLQLAQGSVVELDGMAGEPMDVLVNGCLIAQGEVVVVNDKFGIRLTDIITPSERIRKLNR, encoded by the coding sequence ATGAGTGACCTGAACGCAAAGCCCGAGGCCGAACTGGCCGCCGCCGAGGCAATGCTGGCGGATACCGCGGGCGCCGCGGATGACGCGGCGATGGCCGACTGGGCCAGCGCGCTCGCGGAGCAGAACGACAACGACCAGGTCAGCCCGAGCGCGGCAGGCGTGTTCCAGCCGCTGTCGAAAGTCGAGCCGACGACGACGCGCAATGACATCGACATGATTCTGGACATTCCGGTTCAGATGACCGTCGAACTCGGCCGCACCAAGATCGCGATCCGCAACCTGCTGCAACTCGCGCAGGGTTCGGTGGTTGAACTCGACGGCATGGCCGGTGAACCGATGGACGTGCTGGTCAACGGCTGTCTGATTGCACAGGGTGAAGTGGTGGTGGTGAACGACAAGTTCGGCATCCGCCTGACCGACATCATCACGCCGTCAGAACGCATCCGGAAACTAAATCGATGA
- the fliO gene encoding flagellar biosynthetic protein FliO gives MKRIARRVAQSASHLLMHPLTHATTVARLTVTTALTGAAVIAPVAARAADINAVNNAAKIASGVGAGSAVPALGVSAVLQTIVGLLVVIGLVFGCAWLARRFGLQPANRGGLVKTIGGASLGGKERVAVVEIGETWLVLGTAPGNVRLLHTMPAGSAGLDQVAQTQTGSAAPQGAAGTTLPGTFGQRFRDALKGEVGKRFNGQGNGVR, from the coding sequence ATGAAACGCATTGCCCGCCGCGTCGCGCAGTCCGCCTCACACCTGCTGATGCACCCGCTCACGCACGCCACGACAGTCGCCAGGCTGACCGTCACGACCGCGCTAACGGGCGCGGCGGTCATTGCGCCCGTCGCCGCCCGGGCGGCGGATATCAACGCGGTGAACAACGCCGCGAAAATTGCATCGGGCGTGGGCGCGGGTTCGGCGGTTCCGGCGCTGGGCGTCAGCGCGGTGCTGCAAACCATCGTCGGCCTGCTCGTCGTGATCGGTCTGGTGTTCGGTTGCGCGTGGCTCGCTCGCCGCTTCGGCTTGCAGCCGGCCAATCGCGGCGGCCTCGTGAAGACGATCGGCGGCGCGTCGCTCGGCGGCAAGGAGCGCGTGGCGGTGGTCGAAATCGGCGAGACGTGGCTCGTGCTCGGCACGGCACCCGGCAATGTGCGCCTGCTGCACACCATGCCCGCGGGCTCGGCCGGACTCGATCAGGTGGCGCAAACGCAAACGGGCTCGGCAGCGCCACAAGGCGCCGCGGGCACGACCTTGCCGGGCACCTTCGGGCAGCGTTTTCGCGATGCGTTGAAAGGCGAGGTGGGCAAACGTTTCAACGGGCAAGGCAACGGGGTCCGGTAA
- the fliP gene encoding flagellar type III secretion system pore protein FliP (The bacterial flagellar biogenesis protein FliP forms a type III secretion system (T3SS)-type pore required for flagellar assembly.), whose product MMSSSVSVVRRAAPYALSIALPALMLALPTLSFAQTAGLPAFNTSPGPNGGTTYSLSVQTMLLLTMLSFLPAMVLMMTSFTRIIIVLSLLRQALGTSTTPPNQVLVGLALFLTLFVMSPVLDKAYTDGYKPFSDGSIPMETAVNRGLAPFKTFMLRQTRETDLALFARISHAAPMQGPEDVPLSLLVPSFVTSELKTGFQIGFTIFIPFLIIDMVVASVLMSMGMMMVSPATISLPFKLMLFVLVDGWQLLLGSLAQSFV is encoded by the coding sequence ATGATGTCCAGCTCCGTTTCCGTTGTGCGTCGCGCTGCGCCCTACGCGTTGTCCATCGCGCTGCCCGCGCTGATGCTCGCGTTGCCCACGCTGTCGTTCGCCCAAACCGCCGGTCTGCCGGCGTTCAACACGAGCCCCGGCCCGAACGGCGGCACGACCTACTCGCTGAGCGTGCAGACGATGCTGCTGCTCACGATGCTGTCGTTCCTCCCGGCGATGGTGCTGATGATGACGAGCTTCACGCGCATCATCATCGTGCTCTCGCTGCTGCGCCAGGCGCTGGGCACGAGCACGACGCCGCCGAACCAGGTGCTGGTGGGCCTCGCGCTCTTTCTCACGCTGTTCGTCATGTCGCCGGTGCTCGACAAGGCCTACACGGACGGCTACAAGCCCTTCTCCGACGGCTCCATTCCGATGGAAACCGCCGTCAATCGCGGCCTCGCGCCGTTCAAGACGTTCATGCTGCGCCAGACCCGCGAAACCGATCTCGCGCTTTTCGCCCGCATTTCGCACGCCGCGCCGATGCAAGGTCCCGAAGACGTGCCGTTGTCGCTGCTCGTGCCGTCGTTCGTGACGAGCGAGCTGAAGACCGGTTTCCAGATCGGCTTCACGATCTTCATTCCGTTTCTGATTATCGACATGGTGGTCGCGAGCGTGCTCATGTCGATGGGCATGATGATGGTGTCGCCCGCCACGATCTCGCTGCCGTTCAAGCTGATGCTGTTCGTGCTGGTGGACGGGTGGCAACTGCTGCTCGGCTCGCTTGCGCAGAGCTTCGTTTAA
- the fliQ gene encoding flagellar biosynthesis protein FliQ has protein sequence MNSESVMTLAHQAMYVGLLLAAPLLLVALVVGLVVSLFQAATQINETTLSFIPKLLAIAVTMVIAGPWMLTTMLDYLRQTLTNIPTLVN, from the coding sequence ATGAATTCAGAATCCGTCATGACGCTCGCCCATCAGGCCATGTACGTCGGCCTGCTGCTCGCGGCACCGCTGTTGCTGGTCGCACTCGTGGTGGGTCTCGTGGTGAGCCTCTTCCAGGCGGCCACCCAGATCAATGAAACCACGCTGTCGTTTATCCCGAAGCTGCTTGCCATCGCCGTGACAATGGTGATCGCGGGCCCGTGGATGCTGACGACCATGCTCGACTATCTGCGCCAGACGCTCACCAACATTCCGACGCTCGTCAACTGA
- the fliR gene encoding flagellar biosynthetic protein FliR, with translation MFSVTYAQLNAWLTAFLWPFVRILALMATAPVFGNRSLPIRVKIGLAAFITIIVAPTLGALPQVTVFSAEGVWIIVNQFLIGIALGVTMQVVFQAISATGDFVGLGMGLGFATFFDAQAASSSQVLSSYMNTIAMLVFLVIDGHLQMISALLATFQSLPVSANILGATGWRTLANFGSTVFSAGLLLSLPVVAALLITNLALGILNRAAPQIGVFQIGFPLTMLIGMLLLQLMIPNMIPFFTRLFDVGIDQMGRVAAGLR, from the coding sequence ATGTTTTCGGTCACCTACGCGCAACTGAACGCCTGGCTCACCGCGTTTTTGTGGCCCTTCGTGCGGATTCTCGCGCTCATGGCCACGGCGCCCGTGTTCGGCAACCGCTCGCTGCCGATCCGCGTGAAGATCGGTCTCGCGGCCTTCATCACGATCATCGTCGCGCCCACGCTCGGTGCGCTGCCACAGGTCACCGTGTTTTCCGCCGAAGGCGTATGGATCATCGTCAACCAGTTCCTGATCGGCATTGCGCTCGGCGTGACCATGCAGGTCGTATTTCAGGCAATCAGCGCGACCGGTGATTTCGTGGGCCTCGGCATGGGTCTCGGCTTTGCGACGTTCTTCGACGCGCAAGCGGCCAGTTCGAGCCAGGTGCTGTCCAGCTACATGAACACCATCGCGATGCTGGTGTTTCTGGTGATCGACGGCCATCTGCAAATGATCAGCGCGCTGCTCGCGACATTTCAGTCCCTTCCGGTGTCGGCCAACATTCTCGGCGCAACCGGCTGGCGGACGCTGGCGAATTTCGGCAGCACGGTGTTTTCGGCCGGATTGCTGCTGTCGCTGCCGGTAGTGGCCGCGCTCCTGATCACCAACCTCGCGCTCGGCATCCTGAACCGCGCCGCGCCGCAAATCGGCGTGTTCCAGATCGGCTTTCCGCTCACCATGCTGATCGGCATGCTGCTTCTGCAACTGATGATCCCGAACATGATTCCGTTCTTTACCCGACTGTTCGACGTAGGCATCGACCAGATGGGGCGCGTGGCCGCAGGCTTGAGATAG
- the flgL gene encoding flagellar hook-associated protein FlgL — translation MRISSTQYFTMNVAQMSDQQAQLSQLYAEISSGVSISTPSDNPLGAAQAVQLSSTATSLSQYTSNQSTALTSLQQEDSTLGSVTDVLQSIHTLVLRAGDGSLNNGDRGSIATQLQGLRSQLMTLANASDAQGNYLFAGYQSTAQPYSTNAAGVVTYAGDSGAPSVQISDAHTVQTGDNGIAIFGSVAPVGTSAVPAAASGNSGTGVISTVSLNNPTDPTNADTYKISFSSATSYTVSQTNPATGTTTTSSPQTFTAGSAITLGGQSISISGAPNAGDSFSVTPATQGSMDVFANLSQLISTLQTPIAGGTSMASYQSALTTSMTQLENTMNNVVTAQATVGGRESEVQAMQTVTQTNTLQTSSNLADLTQIDMVKTIGQYTMAQASLQAAQQAFAKIQNISLFQYLN, via the coding sequence ATGCGCATCTCCAGTACGCAGTACTTCACCATGAACGTGGCGCAGATGAGCGATCAGCAGGCTCAGCTGTCGCAGTTGTATGCCGAAATTTCGAGCGGCGTGAGCATTTCGACGCCCTCGGACAATCCGCTCGGCGCGGCGCAGGCCGTGCAGCTGAGCTCCACCGCGACTTCGCTGTCGCAGTACACGAGCAATCAGTCCACGGCGCTCACCTCGCTGCAGCAGGAAGACTCCACGCTCGGCAGCGTCACCGACGTACTGCAAAGCATCCACACGCTCGTGCTGCGCGCGGGCGACGGCTCGCTGAACAACGGCGACCGCGGCTCGATCGCCACGCAATTGCAGGGCTTGCGCAGCCAGTTGATGACGCTCGCCAATGCCAGCGACGCGCAAGGCAATTACCTGTTCGCGGGCTATCAAAGTACCGCGCAGCCTTATTCGACGAACGCGGCCGGCGTCGTCACGTACGCAGGCGACAGCGGCGCGCCGTCCGTGCAGATCAGCGACGCGCACACGGTGCAAACGGGTGATAACGGTATCGCGATTTTCGGCAGCGTTGCGCCGGTCGGCACGAGCGCGGTCCCGGCGGCCGCGAGCGGCAACTCGGGCACGGGCGTCATCAGCACCGTTAGCCTGAACAACCCGACCGATCCGACCAACGCGGACACGTACAAGATTTCGTTCTCGTCGGCAACGTCGTACACGGTGAGCCAGACCAATCCGGCCACCGGCACGACCACCACCAGCAGTCCGCAAACCTTCACGGCGGGCTCGGCGATCACGCTCGGCGGCCAGTCGATTTCCATCAGCGGCGCGCCGAACGCCGGCGACAGCTTCAGCGTCACGCCCGCCACGCAAGGCAGCATGGATGTGTTCGCCAATCTGAGCCAGTTGATCAGCACACTGCAGACGCCGATCGCGGGCGGCACGTCGATGGCCAGCTACCAGAGCGCGCTGACCACCAGCATGACGCAGCTCGAAAACACGATGAACAACGTCGTGACGGCGCAGGCGACGGTGGGCGGCCGCGAATCGGAAGTGCAGGCGATGCAGACGGTGACGCAGACCAACACGCTCCAGACGTCGAGCAATCTTGCCGACCTGACGCAGATCGATATGGTCAAGACAATCGGTCAGTACACGATGGCGCAGGCATCGCTGCAAGCGGCGCAACAGGCGTTTGCAAAGATCCAGAACATCTCGCTGTTCCAGTACCTGAACTGA